A single window of Microbispora hainanensis DNA harbors:
- a CDS encoding sigma-70 family RNA polymerase sigma factor, producing the protein MATGNRTQEQHISDRDLLGTYLAEIGRVPLLTAEQEVELAKRIEAGLFAEQLLDSGRPEPKIANATDEELERIAISGRRAKDEFIQANLRLVVAVARKYSGRGMPLIDLVQEGNLGLVRAVEKFDYRRGYKFSTYATWWIRQSVGRSIHEQARPVRLPTHAGEQMTRLMRVRRDMLAEFDAEPTDADLAEVLDLPIERVQELRRWASDPVSLQLGVGDEDETELGDMIADETWADPEQQAMATLEKERLEEWLTGLEGQMREMLRWRYGLVDGREHTLTEVGERYGIGRDRARRIERDALVRLRKMASAA; encoded by the coding sequence ATGGCGACGGGGAATCGGACGCAGGAACAGCACATCTCTGACCGGGATCTGCTCGGGACATATCTGGCCGAGATCGGCCGCGTCCCCTTGCTGACCGCGGAGCAGGAGGTCGAGCTGGCCAAGCGTATCGAGGCGGGGTTGTTCGCCGAGCAGTTGCTCGACAGCGGGCGGCCCGAGCCGAAGATCGCGAATGCGACCGACGAGGAGCTGGAGCGAATCGCGATCTCGGGACGGCGGGCCAAGGACGAATTCATCCAGGCCAATCTGCGCCTCGTGGTCGCGGTCGCGAGGAAATACTCCGGACGGGGAATGCCGCTGATCGATCTTGTGCAGGAGGGCAACCTCGGTCTGGTCCGCGCGGTGGAGAAGTTCGACTATCGCCGGGGATACAAGTTCTCGACCTACGCCACCTGGTGGATCAGGCAGTCGGTGGGCCGCTCGATCCACGAGCAGGCGCGGCCGGTGCGGCTGCCCACCCACGCGGGCGAGCAGATGACGCGGCTCATGCGGGTGCGCAGGGACATGCTGGCGGAGTTCGACGCAGAGCCGACCGACGCCGACCTCGCCGAGGTGCTCGACCTGCCGATCGAGCGGGTGCAGGAGCTGCGCCGCTGGGCCTCCGACCCGGTCTCCCTCCAGCTCGGCGTGGGCGACGAGGACGAGACCGAGCTCGGTGACATGATCGCCGACGAGACCTGGGCGGACCCCGAGCAGCAGGCCATGGCCACGCTGGAGAAGGAGCGCCTGGAGGAGTGGCTGACCGGCCTGGAGGGCCAGATGCGCGAGATGCTGCGCTGGCGGTACGGCCTGGTGGACGGCCGCGAGCACACCCTCACCGAGGTGGGGGAGCGCTACGGCATCGGCCGTGACCGCGCCCGGCGCATCGAGCGCGACGCGCTGGTGCGGCTGCGCAAGATGGCCAGCGCCGCGTAA
- a CDS encoding ammonium transporter has protein sequence MKIDTGTTAWMITATALVLLMTPGLAFFYGGMTRAKSVLNMMMMSFVSIITITLAWVLYGHSLAFDAFGDGDNFINKLVGGGDALGLQSLIDTPTADDGTGMPSLVFSAFQLTFAIITVALISGAIADRAKFGAWVVFGLAWATIVYFPVAHWVWGGGWLANLGIEDFAGGTVVHVNAGAAGLALALVLGKRTGWRKDPMRPHNLTLVLLGVGLLWFGWFGFNAGSELAVDGTAGLAFMNTQVATAAAAGAWILVEKLRDGHSTTLGVASGAVAGLVAITPACGFIDPWAALVLGLVAGAVCAYAVGLKYRLGFDDSLDVVGVHLVGGAIGAVALGIIARYPFADGQNQGLIYGGPISQLGVQALGPVAVGLYSFIMAYVIGKIIDKTMGFRINQEDEVTGIDITTHAETGYDLGTVHSSGVASVNGPVPAPAKKVDA, from the coding sequence GTGAAGATCGATACCGGCACCACCGCCTGGATGATCACAGCCACCGCTCTGGTGCTGCTGATGACGCCCGGGCTCGCGTTCTTCTACGGGGGCATGACCAGGGCGAAGAGCGTCCTGAACATGATGATGATGTCTTTCGTCAGCATCATCACCATCACCCTCGCCTGGGTCCTGTACGGCCACTCGCTGGCCTTCGACGCCTTCGGCGACGGTGACAACTTCATCAACAAGCTCGTGGGCGGGGGAGACGCCCTTGGCCTGCAGAGCCTGATCGACACGCCCACCGCGGACGACGGCACCGGTATGCCGAGCCTGGTGTTCTCGGCCTTCCAGCTCACCTTCGCGATCATCACCGTGGCTCTCATCAGCGGCGCCATCGCCGACCGCGCGAAGTTCGGCGCGTGGGTCGTCTTCGGCCTCGCCTGGGCGACGATCGTCTACTTCCCCGTGGCCCACTGGGTCTGGGGCGGCGGCTGGCTGGCGAACCTCGGCATCGAGGACTTCGCGGGAGGCACGGTCGTCCACGTGAACGCCGGTGCCGCCGGCCTCGCGCTGGCGCTGGTGCTCGGCAAGCGCACCGGGTGGCGCAAGGACCCGATGCGGCCGCACAACCTGACCCTGGTCCTGCTCGGCGTGGGTCTGCTGTGGTTCGGCTGGTTCGGCTTCAACGCGGGCTCCGAGCTCGCCGTCGACGGCACCGCCGGCCTCGCCTTCATGAACACCCAGGTCGCCACGGCCGCCGCCGCCGGTGCCTGGATCCTCGTGGAGAAGCTGCGCGACGGCCACTCCACCACCCTCGGCGTCGCCTCCGGCGCCGTCGCCGGCCTCGTCGCCATCACCCCCGCCTGTGGCTTCATCGACCCGTGGGCGGCGCTCGTGCTCGGCCTCGTCGCCGGCGCGGTCTGCGCGTACGCGGTCGGCCTGAAGTATCGCCTCGGCTTCGACGACTCGCTCGACGTGGTCGGCGTGCACCTGGTCGGCGGCGCGATCGGCGCGGTCGCGCTCGGTATCATCGCCCGCTACCCCTTCGCGGACGGCCAGAACCAGGGCCTCATCTACGGCGGCCCGATCTCGCAGCTCGGCGTGCAGGCCCTCGGTCCTGTCGCGGTCGGCCTCTACTCCTTCATCATGGCGTATGTCATCGGGAAGATCATCGACAAGACGATGGGCTTCCGGATCAACCAGGAGGACGAGGTCACCGGCATCGACATCACGACTCACGCCGAGACCGGGTACGACCTCGGCACCGTCCACTCCTCGGGAGTGGCCTCAGTCAACGGGCCCGTGCCCGCGCCTGCGAAGAAGGTCGACGCATGA
- the hutI gene encoding imidazolonepropionase: MTSVVYTGIGSLYTADPEREEIEDAALVAENGVVRWIGRSADAPAADEQVDVEGRAVIPGFVDSHAHLVFAGDRTEEFAARMAGRPYTAGGIRSTVEATRRATIPELVSTTALLVSEMAMQGTTTFEIKSGYGLTVDDERRSLEIACQFTEETTFLGAHVVPPEACADDYVRLVTGPMLEACAPYAKWVDVFCERGAFGEEHSREVLAAGRKAGLQLRVHANQLGPGPGVRLACEMGAASADHCTHLDDADVDALAASGVVATLLPGAEFSTRSPYPDARRLLDAGVTVALATDCNPGTSFTTSMPFCVALAVREMGMTPLEAVRAATRGGARALRRTDVGTLCVGARADLVILEAPSYVHLAYRPGVPLVAQVWRMGRRLV; encoded by the coding sequence CTGTACACGGCGGACCCCGAGCGGGAGGAGATCGAGGACGCCGCGCTGGTGGCGGAGAACGGGGTGGTCCGGTGGATCGGCCGGTCCGCCGACGCCCCGGCCGCCGACGAGCAGGTCGACGTGGAAGGGCGCGCGGTCATCCCGGGGTTCGTGGACAGCCACGCGCACCTGGTGTTCGCCGGCGACCGCACCGAGGAGTTCGCCGCGCGGATGGCCGGACGGCCCTACACCGCGGGCGGCATCCGCTCGACCGTCGAGGCCACCCGCCGGGCCACCATCCCCGAGCTGGTGTCCACCACCGCTCTGCTGGTGTCGGAGATGGCCATGCAGGGCACGACGACGTTCGAGATCAAGAGCGGCTACGGCCTCACCGTGGACGACGAGCGCCGCAGCCTGGAGATCGCCTGCCAGTTCACCGAGGAGACCACGTTCCTCGGGGCGCACGTCGTGCCGCCGGAGGCGTGCGCCGACGACTACGTCCGCCTCGTGACCGGCCCGATGCTGGAGGCGTGCGCGCCGTACGCCAAGTGGGTGGACGTGTTCTGCGAGCGCGGCGCGTTCGGCGAGGAGCACAGCAGGGAGGTGCTCGCGGCGGGCCGCAAGGCCGGGCTGCAGCTCAGGGTGCACGCCAACCAGCTCGGCCCGGGGCCGGGCGTGCGGCTGGCCTGCGAGATGGGGGCGGCATCCGCCGACCACTGCACCCATCTCGATGACGCCGACGTGGACGCGCTGGCCGCCTCCGGGGTGGTCGCCACCCTGCTGCCGGGCGCGGAGTTCTCCACCAGGTCGCCCTACCCGGACGCGCGGCGGCTGCTCGACGCGGGCGTCACGGTGGCCCTGGCGACCGACTGCAACCCGGGCACCTCGTTCACCACCTCGATGCCGTTCTGCGTCGCTCTCGCCGTACGCGAGATGGGCATGACGCCGCTCGAGGCCGTGCGGGCGGCAACCCGTGGCGGCGCACGGGCGCTGCGGCGCACCGACGTGGGCACCCTGTGCGTCGGCGCCCGCGCGGACCTCGTCATCCTGGAGGCGCCGTCGTACGTCCACCTCGCGTACCGGCCCGGAGTGCCGCTGGTGGCGCAGGTGTGGCGAATGGGGCGCCGCCTCGTTTAG
- a CDS encoding MarR family winged helix-turn-helix transcriptional regulator, protein MAVLGQHEGGDGRDSRLVRLWLTDAGRALREPVAAERHGLEEKITAGLTEAEIRKLMTALGKVYESARALL, encoded by the coding sequence GTGGCCGTTCTCGGTCAGCACGAGGGCGGCGACGGCCGCGACAGCAGGCTCGTGAGGCTCTGGCTGACCGACGCGGGCCGAGCGCTCCGGGAGCCGGTCGCGGCCGAGCGCCATGGCCTGGAGGAGAAGATCACCGCCGGGCTCACCGAGGCCGAGATCCGCAAGCTGATGACCGCGCTGGGCAAGGTCTACGAGTCGGCCAGAGCTCTGCTGTGA
- a CDS encoding P-II family nitrogen regulator, with protein MKLITAVIKPFKLDDVKAALEQFGIKGMTVSEASGYGRQRGHTEVYRGAEYQVDLVPKVRVEVLAEEDDAEDVIDVIVKAAQTGKIGDGKVWSVPVDTVVRVRTGERGPEAL; from the coding sequence ATGAAACTCATCACCGCAGTCATCAAGCCGTTCAAACTGGACGACGTGAAGGCCGCCCTGGAGCAGTTCGGCATCAAGGGAATGACCGTCTCGGAGGCCAGCGGCTACGGCCGTCAGCGCGGCCACACCGAGGTCTACCGCGGCGCCGAGTACCAGGTCGACCTGGTGCCCAAGGTCCGGGTCGAGGTCCTCGCCGAGGAGGACGACGCCGAGGACGTCATCGACGTCATCGTCAAGGCGGCCCAGACCGGCAAGATCGGCGACGGCAAGGTCTGGTCGGTCCCCGTGGACACCGTCGTCCGGGTCCGCACCGGGGAGCGCGGGCCGGAGGCGCTGTAA
- a CDS encoding [protein-PII] uridylyltransferase: protein MMRGEARSFAAVRKDRAADIDRWLTDLFRTAATRPYAREGGSGGKGGFPDERGPAASHGIGPTGIGHSGAAPNGISGVALVAVGSLGRGELAPGSDLDLVLLHDGRDDVAKIADRIWYPIWDSGIGLDHSVRTVDEAVKVAREDLKAVLGLIQARHVVGDPELTRAVREAVLAEWRADSRRRLAELRSSADKRAEVGGELAFLLEPDLKDSRGGLRDVQAMQAVAAAWVASAPGPRVREAYELLLDIRHGLHLVTARGTDRLVLQEQDAVAGTLGLLDAEALMRRLAEAGRTISHAFDATWRTVDRLLTGPAPRGRRPLADGVVEHGGEVVLARGVNPRTDPTLVLRAAAAAAEAGLPLAPATVSALAAQSPPLPVPWPPEARGALVALLGAGRAAVPVWEELDQAGVLVKLIPDWERVRHRPQRNPVHRYTVDRHLIETAAGAAAFTREVSRPDLLLISALLHDVGKGWPGDHSTTGEIVARDIGTRMGLPPADVDILATVVRHHLLLPETATRRDLDDPVTISRVAEAVGSREVLELLAALAVADGNATGPAAWNSWKASLVSDLVRRVRSVLSGTPPMPAPVLSPEQAALARHGGGAVRVNGSAVTVVAPDRPGLLWRAAGVLAAHRMAVRSASAASAGSTAVIEFVVVPEYGTPPDPATLEADLRLVLAGRLDIEQRLARRARSMRPSRVPVAPPRVTLVDDASLTASVVEVRAHDRPGLLWRIGRAFGDCGLDVRAARVETLGAEAVDVFYVADRMGRPILDEQQRIQVREHVLAALR, encoded by the coding sequence ATGATGAGAGGGGAGGCGCGCTCGTTCGCCGCGGTCCGCAAGGACAGGGCCGCGGACATCGACAGATGGCTCACCGATCTGTTCCGCACGGCGGCGACACGGCCGTACGCGCGGGAGGGCGGATCGGGAGGGAAGGGCGGCTTCCCCGACGAGCGTGGCCCCGCCGCCTCCCACGGGATCGGCCCCACTGGAATCGGACACAGCGGGGCCGCTCCCAACGGGATCAGCGGGGTCGCCCTCGTCGCGGTCGGCAGCCTGGGGCGGGGCGAGCTCGCCCCGGGCAGCGACCTCGACCTGGTCCTGCTGCACGACGGCCGCGACGATGTGGCGAAGATCGCCGACCGCATCTGGTATCCCATCTGGGACTCCGGAATCGGCCTCGACCACTCGGTCCGTACGGTGGACGAGGCGGTGAAGGTCGCCAGGGAGGACCTCAAGGCCGTGCTGGGCCTGATCCAGGCGCGCCACGTCGTGGGGGACCCAGAGCTGACCAGGGCCGTACGGGAGGCCGTGCTCGCCGAGTGGCGGGCCGACTCCCGGCGCAGGCTCGCCGAGCTGCGCTCCTCGGCCGACAAGCGCGCCGAGGTCGGCGGTGAGCTGGCCTTCCTGCTCGAACCCGATCTCAAGGACTCCAGGGGCGGGCTACGCGACGTGCAGGCGATGCAGGCCGTGGCCGCCGCCTGGGTCGCCTCGGCCCCCGGCCCGCGGGTCCGGGAGGCGTACGAGCTGCTGCTGGATATCAGGCACGGGCTGCACCTGGTCACCGCGCGCGGCACCGACCGCCTGGTGCTCCAGGAACAGGACGCGGTCGCGGGCACACTGGGCCTGCTGGACGCCGAGGCGCTGATGCGCCGCCTGGCCGAGGCGGGGCGCACCATCTCCCACGCGTTCGACGCCACCTGGCGGACGGTCGACCGGCTGCTCACCGGTCCCGCGCCGCGGGGCCGCAGGCCGCTCGCCGACGGCGTGGTGGAGCACGGCGGCGAGGTCGTGCTGGCCCGCGGTGTCAACCCGCGCACCGACCCCACGCTCGTGCTGCGCGCCGCCGCGGCCGCCGCCGAGGCCGGGCTGCCGCTCGCGCCCGCGACGGTGAGCGCGCTCGCCGCGCAGTCGCCGCCCTTGCCCGTGCCGTGGCCTCCGGAGGCGCGCGGCGCGCTGGTCGCCCTGCTCGGCGCGGGGCGCGCGGCCGTGCCGGTCTGGGAGGAGCTCGACCAGGCCGGTGTGCTCGTGAAGCTCATCCCCGACTGGGAGCGGGTGCGGCACCGCCCCCAGCGCAACCCGGTCCACCGCTACACCGTGGACCGGCACCTCATCGAGACCGCGGCCGGGGCCGCGGCCTTCACCCGCGAGGTGTCCCGTCCCGACCTGCTGCTGATCTCGGCGCTCCTGCACGACGTCGGCAAGGGCTGGCCGGGCGATCACTCCACCACAGGTGAGATCGTCGCCAGGGACATCGGCACCCGCATGGGCCTGCCGCCGGCGGACGTGGACATCCTCGCCACCGTGGTGCGTCATCACCTGCTGCTGCCGGAGACCGCCACCCGGCGCGACCTGGACGACCCGGTCACCATCTCCAGGGTCGCGGAGGCCGTCGGGTCCCGGGAGGTGCTCGAACTGCTGGCCGCGCTGGCGGTGGCCGATGGCAACGCCACCGGCCCGGCCGCATGGAACTCCTGGAAGGCGTCCCTGGTCTCCGACCTGGTCCGGCGGGTGCGGTCGGTGCTGTCCGGCACGCCGCCGATGCCCGCGCCCGTGCTCTCCCCCGAACAGGCGGCGCTCGCCCGGCACGGCGGCGGCGCGGTGCGGGTGAACGGGAGCGCGGTCACCGTGGTCGCGCCCGACCGGCCGGGCCTGCTGTGGCGGGCGGCCGGGGTGCTCGCGGCGCACCGCATGGCGGTCCGCTCCGCCTCCGCCGCGTCGGCCGGGTCGACGGCGGTCATCGAGTTCGTCGTCGTCCCCGAGTACGGCACGCCGCCCGACCCGGCGACGCTGGAGGCCGACCTGCGCCTCGTGCTGGCCGGCCGGCTCGACATCGAGCAGCGCCTGGCCCGGCGGGCGAGGTCGATGCGCCCGTCGCGAGTGCCGGTCGCGCCGCCCCGGGTCACCCTGGTGGACGACGCGTCGCTCACGGCCAGCGTGGTGGAGGTGCGGGCGCACGACAGACCCGGGCTGCTGTGGCGGATCGGCCGTGCTTTCGGCGACTGCGGCCTTGACGTACGCGCCGCGCGTGTGGAGACTCTGGGCGCAGAAGCGGTGGATGTCTTCTATGTGGCGGATCGAATGGGTCGTCCCATTCTCGATGAGCAACAGCGGATCCAGGTGCGAGAGCACGTGCTTGCGGCACTCAGATGA